The sequence CGCTACTAAACTCCCTATCGTTCCAGGAGCTTTTTTAGAATACCCGCTAAAAAAAAGGGTTAAAAAACACGCGCGAAGACTAAATTTATCCAATCATTGCCTTAAATTCTTTTTAAATCATGGCATTTTAGCATTTTATTTGCATTAAAAAGCGATTTTCTTAAACAATAAGGCTTAATTTTAAGCGCGTTTTAGTATGATACCTTTTAAATTCTCTCAAAAATTAAAGGTTAATTTTAAATGTTGCTTTTCACTCCAGGCCCTGTAGCCATTAATGAAGAGATGCGCACAAGCTTTTCTCAGCCAATGCCCCACCACCGCACCAAAGATTTTGAAAAGATTTTCCAAAGCGTGCGAGAAAATTTAAAAAAAATGACCGGTTTAGAAGAAGTTTTGCTTTTAAGTAGTAGTGGGACAGGGGCTATGGAAGCGAGCGTGCTTTCCTTATGTCAAAAAGAGTTGCTTTTTGTTAATGCGGGTAAGTTTGGCGAAAGGTTTGGCAAGATCGCTAAAGCCCATTTTATCAAAGCCCATGAATTAGTCTATGAATGGGACACGCCGGCTCAAGTAGATGGAGTATTAAATGCGCTTAAAGCCAACCCTAATATTGATGCGTTTTGCATTCAAGCATGCGAGTCTAGTGGGGGGTTACGACACCCTGTAGAAAAAATCGCTCAAGCGATCAAAGAAACTAACCCGAATGTTTTTGTAATAGTAGATGCGATCACCGCTTTAGGGGTTGAGCCTTTAGAAATAACACATATTGATGCGCTCATTGGAGGGAGTCAAAAAGCGTTCATGCTACCTCCTGCGATGAGCTTAGTCGCATTGAGCCAGAAGGCGATTGAGCGCATAGAAGAACGCAATGTAGGGTTTTATTTCAATTTAAAGAGCGAATTGAAAAACCAAAGGGATAACACCACAAGCTACACCGCTCCTATTTTACACACTTTAGGGTTGCAACGCTATTTTGAATTAGTGCAAAATTTAGGGGGCTTTGAAGCACTCTATAAAGAGACTAAAAAAGCCGCTTTAGCCACTCAAAAAGCCGTTTTAGCTTTGGGTTTAAAGATTTTCCCTAAAAGCCCGAGCTTGAGCATGACAACGATTGTTAATGAGCATGCCAAAGAATTGAGAAACCTTTTAAAAGAAAAATACCAGGTGCAATTTGCGGGCGGTCAAGAGCCTTACAAAGACGCGCTCATTCGTATCAACCACATGGGGATCATTCCTGTTTATAAAAGCGCTTACGCTTTAAACACCCTAGAATTAGCCTTAAACGATTTGAATTTAAGGGGATTTGACGGCGTGGCGAATACAACCTTTTTGAAACAATATTATGAAATTTAAGGATTATAATGCATTATTCTTATGAAACCTTTTTGAAAGACAGCCTGGAATTAGTCAAACAAGTGGAGCGCATTTGCAATGTCCCAGAAGCCCTTGTGTGCGTGATGCGAGGGGGCATGACTTTAGCGCATTTTTTGAGTTTGCACTGGAATTTAAGGGAAGTTTATGGCATCAATGCGATTTCTTATGACACCACCCACCGACAAAACGCCCTAAAAATTGAAAATATCCCCACGATCAAAGAGCGTCTAAAAACCATTCTTGTGGTAGATGAAATCGTAGATAGCGGTAATTCTTTAGAAGCGGTGCTTAAAGTGTTGCAAGAAAAACACCCTGATAAAAAG is a genomic window of Helicobacter pylori oki112 containing:
- a CDS encoding pyridoxal-phosphate-dependent aminotransferase family protein, producing MLLFTPGPVAINEEMRTSFSQPMPHHRTKDFEKIFQSVRENLKKMTGLEEVLLLSSSGTGAMEASVLSLCQKELLFVNAGKFGERFGKIAKAHFIKAHELVYEWDTPAQVDGVLNALKANPNIDAFCIQACESSGGLRHPVEKIAQAIKETNPNVFVIVDAITALGVEPLEITHIDALIGGSQKAFMLPPAMSLVALSQKAIERIEERNVGFYFNLKSELKNQRDNTTSYTAPILHTLGLQRYFELVQNLGGFEALYKETKKAALATQKAVLALGLKIFPKSPSLSMTTIVNEHAKELRNLLKEKYQVQFAGGQEPYKDALIRINHMGIIPVYKSAYALNTLELALNDLNLRGFDGVANTTFLKQYYEI
- a CDS encoding phosphoribosyltransferase; amino-acid sequence: MHYSYETFLKDSLELVKQVERICNVPEALVCVMRGGMTLAHFLSLHWNLREVYGINAISYDTTHRQNALKIENIPTIKERLKTILVVDEIVDSGNSLEAVLKVLQEKHPDKKFYSASLFQKTSAKYKAHAFLKDAPEWIDFFWEVDLKNLKSH